Proteins encoded together in one candidate division WOR-3 bacterium window:
- a CDS encoding efflux RND transporter periplasmic adaptor subunit, whose translation MKKPLRITLIVIGVIVLLTIFILLNRSRGPTGVQCETETARYGSILSKVTATGTLRAKSQVNLQAQLMGVVKKLRIEEGDFVRAGDTLLELDRQGYEAQLVMARAQFTQIKLKHARIETLYARGLIAPEQFEASKAAYEGAEAQYLQAQDQFDKTVICAPISGIVSRLNIKEGETVVIGTMNSPGTVLLVLADLSKMEALVEVDETDIVNVAPGQFARITVDALPDTTFTGKVTRVGYMPVQKLLTATETGTNFEVVITIDSTVEPTLRPGMTCHAEIIIARLDSVLTVPIQAVGRRKVAGKETETVFLVKDGKAVLTPVKTGKASDTDIEILAGVEPGDQVITGPYKVLTKLTDGQRVNARPVKTDTIH comes from the coding sequence CTGATTGTCATCGGTGTTATCGTCCTCTTAACGATTTTCATTCTTCTCAATCGTTCCCGCGGTCCAACCGGAGTTCAATGTGAAACCGAAACCGCCCGGTATGGTTCAATCCTTTCCAAAGTTACCGCGACCGGTACCCTTCGGGCTAAATCCCAGGTCAATCTTCAAGCGCAATTGATGGGTGTGGTAAAAAAACTGCGCATTGAGGAAGGCGACTTTGTGCGTGCCGGCGACACCCTGCTGGAACTTGACCGGCAGGGTTATGAAGCCCAGCTGGTTATGGCTCGTGCCCAGTTCACCCAGATAAAACTAAAACACGCCCGAATTGAAACCCTTTACGCCCGCGGGCTCATCGCCCCGGAGCAGTTTGAGGCATCAAAAGCCGCCTACGAAGGGGCAGAAGCCCAGTACTTACAGGCTCAGGACCAGTTTGACAAAACGGTCATCTGCGCCCCGATTTCGGGCATCGTCTCCCGGTTAAACATCAAAGAAGGGGAAACGGTCGTCATCGGCACGATGAACAGTCCCGGGACAGTACTGCTCGTTCTTGCCGACCTGTCAAAAATGGAAGCATTGGTTGAAGTGGACGAGACCGACATTGTCAATGTCGCCCCGGGTCAATTCGCCCGGATAACCGTTGATGCCCTGCCTGACACAACCTTCACCGGCAAAGTTACCCGGGTTGGCTATATGCCGGTGCAAAAACTGCTCACCGCAACCGAAACCGGCACGAATTTTGAAGTCGTTATCACCATTGACAGCACTGTGGAACCAACCTTGCGTCCGGGAATGACCTGTCACGCTGAAATCATAATCGCCCGGCTTGACTCGGTGCTCACAGTACCGATTCAAGCCGTCGGCCGGCGCAAAGTTGCTGGTAAAGAAACCGAGACGGTGTTTTTAGTAAAAGACGGTAAGGCGGTTCTCACCCCGGTTAAAACCGGCAAGGCAAGCGATACCGACATCGAAATCCTCGCCGGTGTTGAGCCCGGCGACCAGGTTATCACCGGGCCCTACAAGGTTCTGACCAAACTCACCGACGGGCAACGGGTCAATGCCCGCCCGGTGAAAACCGATACCATCCACTGA